In the genome of Mucisphaera calidilacus, one region contains:
- the gyrA gene encoding DNA gyrase subunit A, producing the protein MTDTPQDPHSESESQVPDGGRTVDLAIEQELAESYLTYAMSTIVDRALPDVRDGLKPSQRRILVAMNDLNLSPGRKHSKCAGIVGETMKKYHPHGDQAIYPTLVNMAQEWKTRYLLIDKQGNFGSIDPDPPAAMRYTEARMHRHTTELLDDLKLDTVEWQANFDETVDEPRYLPARFPNLLVNGSVGIAVGMACSIPPHNLGEICDAITRMVDEPDLELRELMEMVPGPDFPTGGIICGRRGIVDAYSTGRGRVTVRAKIQQETTPRGRELLIVSEMPYQVSKNEGVIEKIKQQIRNDKLTDIANVVDESSNRAGMRLVIELKRGADPTAVENQLYRLTPLQSTFSIISIALVKGQPRTLSLSELIKHYIAHRRDVIRRRTAYRLMQAQQEAHRIEGLIYAVCDIDEVIRLIRESQTREEAIDKLMARGFRIPPDHQHAPKIPARLLAQSADSPIALTRVQAESIGRLQLIQLVGLEIEHLVANYAKLVEQIEEYESILASPARVDQIVKDETADLKSKYADERRTVIQEGEVGELNLAELTPVERVAVTITHTGYAKRLPVEEYRVQNRGGKGVIGSKSREGDFTEHVFVSSTHDDLLCFTDRGRVFRIKVFEIPEASRTSRGTAIINMLNLQQDERVRAFMPISDFEKGEYFLLFATKKGLVKRTALKDYRNVNSAGIIAVNLKDDDELMGVIWTAGNDHVLLGTRRGMAIRFNESDARVMGRAAAGVKGIDLAGGDSVVGLIKIPEGEEADLLTITVNGYGKRTPTSEYLVQAEDGARPQSRGGKGRRDIVTAGRNGQVAAVRRVTDADSLMLITQHGMVVRVQADTIRQTGRATQGVRVISIRDDDQVTSVAAIREDEDAEDITDQPQADAPPESSEDN; encoded by the coding sequence ATGACCGACACACCCCAAGACCCTCATTCTGAATCCGAGTCTCAGGTACCTGACGGCGGCCGTACCGTCGATCTGGCGATCGAACAGGAACTGGCCGAGTCGTACCTGACCTACGCGATGTCGACGATCGTCGACCGTGCCCTGCCCGACGTGCGTGACGGCCTGAAGCCGTCGCAGCGGCGCATCCTCGTGGCGATGAACGACCTGAACCTCTCGCCTGGCCGCAAGCACTCGAAGTGCGCCGGCATCGTGGGCGAGACGATGAAGAAGTACCACCCGCACGGCGACCAGGCGATCTACCCGACGCTTGTGAACATGGCCCAGGAGTGGAAGACGCGTTACCTGCTGATCGACAAGCAGGGCAACTTCGGCTCGATCGACCCGGACCCGCCGGCGGCGATGCGTTACACCGAAGCGCGGATGCACCGTCACACGACGGAGCTTCTCGACGACCTGAAACTCGACACGGTGGAGTGGCAGGCGAACTTTGACGAGACGGTGGACGAGCCGCGCTACCTGCCGGCGCGTTTCCCGAACCTGCTGGTGAACGGCTCGGTGGGCATCGCGGTGGGCATGGCCTGTTCGATCCCCCCGCACAACCTCGGCGAGATCTGCGACGCGATCACGCGGATGGTGGACGAGCCGGACCTCGAGCTGCGTGAGCTGATGGAGATGGTGCCCGGGCCGGACTTCCCGACGGGCGGCATCATCTGCGGCCGCCGCGGAATCGTGGACGCCTACAGCACCGGGCGTGGCCGCGTGACGGTGCGTGCGAAGATCCAGCAGGAGACGACGCCTCGCGGGCGTGAGCTGCTGATCGTCAGCGAGATGCCCTACCAGGTGTCGAAGAACGAGGGCGTGATCGAGAAGATCAAGCAGCAGATCCGCAACGACAAGCTCACGGACATCGCCAACGTGGTGGACGAGTCGTCGAACCGCGCGGGCATGCGTCTGGTGATCGAGCTCAAGCGTGGCGCGGACCCGACGGCGGTGGAGAATCAGCTGTACCGGCTGACACCCCTGCAGTCGACGTTCAGCATCATCAGCATCGCGCTGGTGAAGGGGCAGCCACGGACGCTGAGCCTGTCGGAGCTGATCAAACACTACATCGCTCACCGGCGTGACGTGATCCGTCGGCGTACGGCCTACCGGCTGATGCAGGCGCAGCAGGAAGCACACCGGATCGAGGGCCTGATCTACGCGGTCTGCGACATCGACGAGGTCATCCGGCTGATCCGCGAGAGCCAGACGCGTGAGGAGGCGATCGACAAGCTGATGGCGCGGGGCTTCCGAATCCCGCCCGACCACCAGCACGCTCCGAAGATCCCGGCACGGCTGCTGGCGCAGTCGGCGGACAGCCCGATCGCGCTGACACGGGTGCAGGCCGAGTCGATCGGCCGGCTGCAGCTGATTCAGCTGGTCGGCCTGGAGATCGAGCACCTCGTGGCGAACTACGCCAAGCTGGTGGAACAGATCGAGGAGTACGAGTCGATCCTTGCCTCGCCCGCGCGGGTTGACCAGATCGTCAAGGACGAGACGGCGGACCTCAAGAGCAAGTACGCGGACGAGCGTCGCACCGTGATCCAGGAGGGGGAGGTCGGCGAGCTGAACCTCGCGGAACTCACGCCCGTCGAGAGGGTGGCGGTGACGATCACGCACACCGGCTACGCCAAGCGGCTGCCGGTCGAGGAGTACCGCGTGCAGAACCGAGGCGGCAAGGGCGTGATCGGCTCGAAGTCGCGTGAGGGCGACTTCACCGAGCACGTGTTCGTGTCGTCGACGCACGACGACCTGCTCTGCTTCACCGATCGCGGCCGCGTGTTCCGGATCAAGGTGTTCGAGATCCCCGAGGCGTCCCGGACCTCGCGGGGCACCGCGATCATCAACATGCTCAACCTGCAGCAGGACGAGCGCGTGCGCGCGTTCATGCCGATCTCCGACTTCGAGAAGGGCGAGTACTTCCTGCTCTTCGCGACGAAGAAGGGCCTGGTCAAACGCACGGCGCTCAAGGACTACCGCAACGTCAACAGCGCGGGCATCATCGCGGTCAACCTCAAGGACGATGACGAGCTGATGGGCGTGATCTGGACGGCGGGCAACGACCACGTGCTGCTGGGCACGCGTCGGGGCATGGCAATCCGGTTCAATGAGTCGGACGCACGCGTGATGGGCCGTGCGGCTGCGGGCGTTAAAGGCATCGACCTGGCCGGGGGCGACTCGGTCGTCGGCCTGATCAAGATCCCCGAGGGCGAAGAGGCGGACCTGCTGACGATCACGGTCAACGGGTACGGCAAGCGCACGCCGACGTCGGAGTACCTCGTGCAGGCGGAAGACGGGGCGCGGCCTCAGTCGCGTGGCGGCAAGGGCCGGCGTGACATCGTGACCGCGGGCCGCAACGGGCAGGTCGCTGCGGTGCGGCGCGTGACCGACGCCGACTCGCTGATGCTGATCACACAGCACGGCATGGTGGTGCGTGTGCAGGCCGACACGATCCGACAGACGGGCCGAGCGACACAGGGCGTGCGGGTGATCTCGATCCGTGACGATGACCAGGTCACCTCGGTCGCCGCGATCCGGGAGGATGAGGACGCCGAGGACATCACCGATCAGCCGCAGGCTGACGCACCACCCGAGAGCAGCGAGGACAACTGA
- a CDS encoding STAS domain-containing protein, which translates to MPIQEWSPGIWLVQLNDDPSFAEELDMLHDRLRRADEMPHVVLDLSEVNHLNSSNLSQLLRLRKTAVDREAQIRLATPCDAVWAVFIATGLDKVFDFTPDTPTALAELQLSDAE; encoded by the coding sequence ATGCCTATTCAGGAATGGTCGCCGGGGATCTGGCTCGTGCAGTTGAACGACGACCCGAGTTTCGCCGAGGAACTGGACATGCTCCACGACCGGCTTCGGCGTGCGGACGAGATGCCGCACGTGGTGCTGGACCTGTCGGAGGTCAACCACCTCAACTCCTCGAACCTGTCGCAGCTGCTGCGGCTGCGCAAGACCGCGGTCGACCGCGAGGCACAGATCCGTCTGGCAACGCCCTGCGACGCCGTGTGGGCGGTCTTCATCGCGACGGGGTTGGACAAGGTATTCGACTTCACGCCGGACACGCCCACGGCGCTGGCCGAGCTTCAGCTCAGCGACGCGGAATAA
- a CDS encoding coiled-coil domain-containing protein, protein MRFLICLLAMSLMLAATGCEPSGGPDAQNRARLEAALKDFQAANAGYIPQRDQQPGLTLTRYRIEQLSAVRSELQDLSRNGSNSTKAQALRLLSEIEASEARLLSVQGATAFANMAVEAVQTVGLIDTAEIAKARVGLMGNDQDQAAEAMIKLADEFEQKARQAGQQAATTERERDRLAAERERVRKVYEESIAEQVELTNQSGIATGDEKYALLERAAEASHRANLATTETERFDSQVFAVETQAARARAEQRGYTETAKALRVRAADTQKLESEREAAEKASVQIARDAVDRLLAAGSAVVERYENEVSPQLINAVTKAQKAVDHLQQARRLAGRDQQQAIDFEILAKQAELVHAVSVRVQTLASFRSMLDPVQAALARAGQPDQDVAAAIQAIDERTATALDEIKPSLDDASELGTQLAERFAEDTLEGRRLRRQIARIEGYAGRLGS, encoded by the coding sequence TTGCGTTTTTTGATCTGCCTGCTTGCGATGTCGTTGATGCTGGCGGCCACCGGCTGCGAGCCCTCCGGTGGTCCCGACGCCCAGAACCGTGCCCGCCTCGAAGCCGCGCTCAAGGACTTCCAGGCCGCCAACGCCGGCTATATCCCCCAGCGGGATCAGCAGCCCGGCCTCACGCTGACCCGCTACCGGATCGAGCAGCTCTCGGCGGTCCGGTCTGAGTTGCAGGACCTCTCCCGCAACGGCTCGAACAGCACCAAGGCTCAGGCTCTCCGCCTGCTCTCCGAGATCGAGGCTTCCGAGGCACGACTGCTTTCGGTCCAGGGCGCCACCGCCTTCGCCAACATGGCCGTCGAGGCGGTCCAGACCGTGGGCCTGATCGACACCGCCGAGATCGCCAAGGCCCGCGTCGGGCTGATGGGCAATGATCAGGACCAGGCCGCGGAGGCCATGATCAAGCTCGCCGATGAATTCGAGCAGAAAGCTCGCCAGGCGGGGCAGCAGGCCGCCACCACCGAGCGTGAACGCGACCGTCTCGCCGCCGAACGCGAACGCGTCCGCAAGGTCTACGAGGAATCGATCGCCGAGCAGGTCGAGCTGACCAACCAGTCGGGCATCGCCACGGGTGATGAGAAGTACGCCCTGCTCGAACGCGCTGCCGAGGCCAGCCACCGCGCCAACCTCGCCACGACCGAGACCGAGCGTTTCGACAGCCAGGTCTTCGCCGTCGAGACGCAGGCCGCCCGTGCCCGCGCCGAGCAGCGGGGCTACACCGAAACCGCCAAGGCCCTGCGTGTCCGAGCCGCCGACACCCAGAAGCTCGAGAGTGAACGCGAAGCCGCCGAGAAGGCTTCCGTGCAGATCGCCCGGGATGCCGTCGACCGACTCCTCGCCGCCGGCTCCGCCGTCGTCGAACGCTACGAGAACGAGGTCTCGCCGCAGCTGATCAACGCGGTCACCAAGGCCCAGAAGGCTGTCGACCACCTCCAGCAGGCACGCCGCCTCGCCGGCCGTGATCAGCAGCAGGCCATCGACTTCGAGATCCTCGCCAAGCAGGCCGAACTCGTCCACGCTGTCTCCGTGCGTGTCCAGACCCTCGCGTCGTTCCGTTCCATGCTCGACCCGGTTCAGGCAGCGCTCGCCCGCGCCGGGCAGCCCGATCAGGACGTCGCCGCGGCCATTCAGGCCATCGACGAGCGCACCGCCACCGCCCTCGACGAGATCAAGCCCTCACTCGACGACGCCAGCGAACTCGGGACCCAGCTCGCCGAGCGCTTCGCCGAGGACACCCTCGAGGGCCGCCGACTCCGCCGGCAGATCGCCCGGATCGAGGGCTACGCCGGCCGTCTCGGCAGCTGA
- a CDS encoding response regulator, whose product MEHDEALRLEDVKILVVDDDPEVRAAIDHALQAEGALTQTCGDGNTAVRIVDTDPPELVVLDMMLPKRSGFLVLEKIKQIEEPPVVIMCTANEGKRHQQYAEVLGVDGYILKPVRLERLIGMAEDLLAKRAEQA is encoded by the coding sequence ATGGAACACGACGAAGCCCTGCGACTTGAGGACGTCAAGATCCTCGTCGTTGACGATGACCCCGAAGTCCGGGCCGCGATCGATCACGCTCTCCAGGCCGAGGGTGCCCTGACCCAGACCTGTGGCGACGGCAACACCGCCGTCCGCATCGTCGACACCGACCCGCCCGAGCTTGTGGTTCTCGACATGATGCTGCCCAAGCGATCCGGGTTCCTCGTGCTGGAGAAGATCAAGCAGATCGAGGAGCCGCCCGTGGTCATCATGTGCACCGCCAACGAGGGCAAGCGGCACCAGCAGTACGCCGAGGTGCTGGGCGTCGACGGCTACATCCTCAAGCCGGTCCGGCTCGAACGCCTGATCGGGATGGCCGAGGACCTGCTGGCCAAGCGTGCCGAGCAGGCCTGA
- a CDS encoding lysophospholipid acyltransferase family protein translates to MARRRKGKKRARQPRPVMDRAVYLVARAVSSAVSIFDPDDSAEFASLLARGLAAVDKKHLNRAKDNLRLAFPDWDEQRTDRVARQTFEHLVQLAFEAMQAPHVVTPSTWQQRMDTQGLGPGLKVLSSGRPSILVTGHLGNWEVMGFALGLLGFPLAAVARPLDNPYVNNWVVDVRQRRGLEVVNKGGAVERMQQIIEQGGSVAFIADQNAGDRGLFVPFFGRLASHYKSIGMLAMQNRCPVLCGYAWRLGRRFHFDLGVQDIIEPEEWESQPDPLLYITARYSRAIEAMIRPHPEQYFWMHRRWKSRPRHEKQGKPFPARMREQLLTLPWLDEAEVDRLAADSESLSEATRQGS, encoded by the coding sequence ATGGCACGCAGACGCAAAGGCAAGAAGCGAGCCCGGCAGCCGCGGCCCGTCATGGACCGCGCGGTCTATCTCGTCGCACGGGCCGTCAGCTCCGCCGTCAGTATCTTCGACCCCGACGACAGCGCGGAGTTCGCCAGCCTGCTCGCCAGGGGGCTGGCCGCCGTCGACAAGAAGCACCTCAACCGCGCCAAGGACAACCTCCGGCTCGCCTTCCCCGACTGGGACGAGCAGCGCACCGACAGGGTCGCCCGCCAGACGTTCGAGCACCTGGTCCAGCTCGCCTTCGAGGCGATGCAGGCACCCCACGTCGTCACGCCCTCCACCTGGCAGCAGCGCATGGATACTCAGGGCCTCGGCCCCGGGCTCAAGGTCCTCAGCAGCGGCCGACCGTCGATCCTCGTGACCGGGCACCTGGGCAACTGGGAGGTCATGGGTTTCGCGCTGGGGCTGCTCGGCTTCCCGCTCGCGGCGGTGGCACGCCCGCTCGATAACCCCTACGTCAACAACTGGGTCGTCGACGTCCGTCAGCGGCGCGGGCTCGAGGTCGTCAACAAGGGCGGCGCGGTCGAACGCATGCAGCAGATCATCGAGCAGGGGGGCTCGGTCGCCTTTATTGCCGACCAGAACGCGGGCGACCGCGGGCTGTTTGTGCCCTTCTTCGGCAGGCTCGCGAGCCACTACAAGTCGATCGGCATGCTGGCCATGCAGAACCGCTGCCCGGTCCTGTGCGGGTACGCCTGGCGCCTCGGCCGACGCTTCCACTTCGACCTCGGCGTGCAGGACATCATCGAGCCGGAGGAGTGGGAGTCCCAGCCCGACCCGCTGCTCTACATCACCGCCCGCTACAGCCGGGCCATCGAGGCGATGATCCGGCCCCACCCCGAGCAGTACTTCTGGATGCACCGACGCTGGAAGAGCCGACCACGCCACGAGAAGCAGGGCAAACCCTTCCCGGCACGCATGCGTGAGCAGTTGCTCACGCTGCCCTGGCTCGACGAGGCCGAGGTCGACCGGCTCGCTGCCGATTCCGAGAGCCTCTCCGAGGCTACGCGTCAGGGTAGCTGA